Genomic window (Thiosulfatimonas sediminis):
TGTCCACTGCTATTAGACCAGTTCACTTCAAAACTCTTCCTTGATCACTCCTCTTCATGTATCCAAAATGGATTTAAAAGCAATTTGCATAGCATGCGTTGGGTATTAAGTCGGATGATGTGTGTTATAAACAGGTGCATGGTCAAAGGCTATTAATCCAAAATGGACAATTGAATGCAGAGGTGATTGCTCCTATTGTTGCGGCCTTGGGTGCCGATCTGAATGCGGCAACGGAACAGAGCGGCACCAAAAAAAACCTGTATGCAAAGGTTGGCAGTTTAGTTATTGCGGATAAATAACAAATAATGGTTGCGAGTACTAATCGGATTTTTTTTGTACGGTGACAGTCGGGAAACATTGAATTTTGAATGCCTTCAGTTGTCCTTGTAAGTCATTCCGGTAGGGGTTTTGAAAAACTCAATGGCGCTGCGCTGCTTGTTTGTGACAGGTTAATGTGAAGGCAAACAATCGCCTTGTACAATCAAATTCTTCTATGCCTGATGCCATTTGGACGTGTCTTGTGTTTCCCCAACGCAAATCAAGAATAGAATTTTCGTGATTAGGCGATCGAATCCCTTTGTATCAGATTGTTTGATATAAGTTAAAAATAAGGCAATTATTTACTATGAAGTTGTGTGGTAAATTATGCTATTGGTTGCGTAATTGTGCTAGTTGGTTGGCGGAGCAAGTCCCTATTGATTTCAGTACGGTGTTGCCTGTTTTTGTCAGGTCTCGACATGATGGCAAACACCTGCCTTGCTCGGTCAAATTTTCTGAGCCTAAAGCCATTTGAACTTGCTCTGTATCTCCCCAACCCATGAGTAGGTTGGCAAAAAAAGAGTTCTGTGCTCACTTAGATAGGCGTTAAGTTAGCGCAATTAACGCATCGTTTTGGGTATTTGTTATAGGCAATCATTGTCGTGAGGGTGGGGTAGTGAATCATAATCGTCGTACATTTCTGAAGAAAGCCGCTGTTGCTTCTGCCGCTTTCAAATTTCCTGGTATTTTACACGCCGAGAATAAGTATCCTACCCTCCGCGTACTTGGCACTCACGTAACACTGCAAGAACCGATTCGTCAGCGCGCTATGAAAGAGTTGGGGATTAATATCGAGTTCTCTCCAGGTGGAAGTGCAGAAGTTTTGATGAAAGCGATTGCGGACCCGAATAGCTTTGATTTATACGAACAATGGTCTAACAGCACCAGACTATTATGGCGTTCAGATGCGATTCAGGGAATTGATATCAAGCGCCTCAAGTATTGGAATGAAATCAATGATCTTCCAAAAACCGGTATTATTCGACCCGGTGTTTCACCGGGTGCCGGCGATGTTCCAAATAAAATCCTCTATATTCAGCCTGATGGAATGCTTGGCGACCAGCCGAGTAATCAAGTTAGCTTTATGCCTTATGTTCACAATGTAGATTCATTTGGTTACAACACGCAGAAAATTCCGCTAGGGATTCCTTACGAGACTGAGAGCTGGGGCTGGTTACTTGATGAGCGTTACAAAGGCAAAGTGGCGCTCGTAAATGAGCCGACCATCGGGATTTTTGATGCGGCGCTGGCTGCTGAGGCAAAGGGTTTGATGCATTTCAACGACATTGGCAACATGAGCCGTGTTGAAATTGATGAGCTGTTTAGGATTCTTTTCAGTTTAAAGCAGTCAGGGCATTTCAGAGGTTTGTGGAACTCAACGCCGCACTCGATTGAGCTGATGAAAAATGGTTCTGTCGACATTGAAAGTATGTTTTCTCCAGCCGTGGCGGCACTGAATGGAAAGGGTATCCCGTGTGTCTATGCCGCGCCAAAAGAGGGATACCGCGCTTGGTACGGAGTGATGAGTCTTTCAAGCAAATCTGAAGGTGAACAAAAAGACGCGGCATATGAGTACATGAATTGGTGGCTTTCTGGTTGGCCAGGTGCATTCATTGCTCGACAGGGGTACTACATTTCTAATCCTGAGCGTTCACGCCAATTTATGGAAAAAGAAGAATGGGATTACTGGTACGAAGGAAAGCCTGCTGCAACATCTCTAATCGGAACAGATGGCAGCTTTGTGGTAAGTAAAGGCGATGTTCGTACAGGCGGTTCCTATATCAACCGTTTTAGCCATATTGCCGTTTGGAACACCGTTATGCCAAACTTTGAATATTCGCTACGGAAATGGAGTGAGTTTGTCAATATTAAAGCTAAGGTAAGCTAACATGAATACGCCCTTCAGTCTTCGCACTAAAGCTTATTTGGCCGCGTTCTTCTCTGGTCTATTGCTCTCATCGTTATTAGTGATTTCCACCGCGCAAATGCAGTCGCTGGAAACGACAGCCCGACACTTATATAACACCAATACGGATTTAAAGGCCTATGTTCAGTTGACGGCTGAAATCGAAAAACTCAAAGGCTTCGTACAGCGTTATCAGTTGACTTTATCTCCTATTCTGAATGATGAAATCGGAGCACTTAATGAAAAAATTGATGCCATTATTGAAAAACCGGTAACGCAAACTTCGGATGAATTGCAGGAGCATATCATCTTGCTTAAAACCCACCTCCAAACTTTTCGGGATCATTTTGAGAAGCTTAAACGTGAGCTGATGATACAACAACAGCTGCAAGCCACATTGCTCGAAAACAGCGAACGACTGGAAAATTTCTTGCTGAAGAATGACGAGGAACGTTCATCTCTGATTGCACTTCAATCGATTGAGATTGACCTTTTTCGCTATCAGGCACATCTTGACTCTACGTATGCCCAAAAAGTTCGAAAAGCACTTTCCACACTGAGTAATGCCTTGGAGCAGAATAGTCGCTTTGATCAGCAACAGCAGACATGGTTTATCCGTTTTAAAGACAGTTCATTGCGGGCAATTCAGCATCAAAGTGCGTTGATGATGCTCAGTGATGTGGTTATGCCGGGTGAATCGTCCGAGATTATTTATCACGCTTATCAGGTTCAGAATTTGGCTAATCTACAAATTGAACAGATTAACGACGATATTGCACAGCTGACCAATAAAACGACGCAAGTGATTTTTATTACAGGCATCATTTTCGTTCTGGGCCTGTTTATCACCGCCTGGCTGATTATTCGGATGGTAACGCAACCCGTTGTAAAACTGACGCAAGTTTTTGAGCAAATCATAAGCGGAGATAAAAAGCCTATTTTGCTTAAATCCGTTGCGGAAGATGAAATTGGTCGACTAACCAGTGCGGCCATTACCTTCAGTGAATGGGGAGTAGAGCTCAGAGACTTGGCGCGTGAACAGAAGACCTTACTTTCCTTGTTTGATAAAGGCGATGCGGTTTTATTCAAATGGCGCAACGATGCCGAGTGGAGCATCGCGTCGGTCTCGTCCAATGTGGAAGCACTGCTTGGTTATAGTGTCGAACAACTTCTTGAACAGAAGATTGTCTATCGAGACCTGATTCATCCGAAAGATCTCGAAGAGGTTAATCTTGAGCTCAGCTCTGCGCTTGAAGCCGATGAGGATTACTTTCGTCATGAACCCTACCGGATTATTACAGCAGATGGTCAAGAAAAATGGATTCTTGATTACACGGTCACTCAAAAGGACGAGAATGGGCGTGTCACCCACTTTATCGGTTATCTGAGCGATTTCACCAAACAGAAAAATTATGAGTTCTCGCTTCGTATGCAAGCGCTTAAGCTTCAACTCGCGTCCAAGTCGGCTGAAATGGGCGTTTGGACATGGGATCTGATAGAAAACACCCTGGAATGGAATGATAACATGTACAAAATTTACGGGCTGGAGCGTGGCGAGGCTGATAATCATTACTCGATGTGGAGTAACGCCTTACTAGACGAAGACCGACCTCGATCTGAAGCCAGAATCAATCAAGCCGTTGCCGAGGATGGTCTTTTTGATGATATTTTCCGAATCAGACGTCCAGACGGAAGCATACGTTACATTAAAGCATCCGGCATGTGTGAGATTGATGATGAAGGGCGCAAGGTTGCGATGGTGGGAACCAACATTGACGTCACTCAAGCGGAAACGTTCAAGCAAAGTCTTTTCGAGGCGAAAGAAGAGGCTGAGCAGGCCAATCGTGCTAAATCAGACTTCCTAGCTAATATGAGTCATGAAATCCGAACCCCTCTGAATGGTGTCATTGGTCTTACCGACCTTACCCTGAAAACCGAACTCAATGAGCAGCAACGCCTCTACTTAGAGCAGTCAATGAGTTCTTCCAAAAGCTTACTCAACGTTATTAATGACATACTGGATTATTCCAAGATCGAGGCGGGCAAACTTGAACTCGAATCGATTCCATTCCTGCTTGAAAATTCGGTCAGAAACAGTGTCTTTCTGTTCAGCAAGCAAGCTGAAGAAAAAGGAATCGAAATGCATGTCAATATGGACAGCCGTCTCATGACGACCCTCAAAGGGGATCCGCTGAGATTGCAGCAGATTCTAAATAACTTGATTGCAAACGCAATAAAATTCACCGAACGAGGTGATATTACCGTCAAAATCGAATTGATCTCACAGGATGAACAACATTTATCTTTGCAATTTTGCGTGAGTGATACCGGTATTGGTATCGATGAGAAGAAGATGGCCAGTCTTTTTGATGCCTTTACGCAAAGTGACACTTCCGATTCGCGAAGATATGGCGGAACTGGATTGGGGCTTTCAATCTGTAAACATCTCACTGAATTAATGAATGGTGAGATTTGGGCTAAGAGCATTAAGGGTGAAGGAAGCTCTTTTTGCTTTAGCGTAATGTTTGAAAAAAGCGAAATCCAGCTTGCCGAATCTTTGAAAATAGAGAACATTCGTAACAAACGCTTTCTCGTCGTGGACGACAACGAAATCGAACTTAAATTGTTATGTGATATTTTCGATTCTTGGAAAGTTGACTACAAGGCATGCCAGTCCGGAAAAGATGGACTTCAGGCCGCGCTTGCAGAGCATTTTGACTACATCATATTAGACTGGAAAATGCCGGATGTAGATGGATTGAGAGTGATTCATCAACTGCATCAACAAAAGCCAACGGATCAGGTGAACATTATCATGGTCACCGCATACATGAAAGAAGAGCTCATCAAAAATGCCCAAGCTATTGGTGAAACGATCCCTGTCATACTTGAAAAACCTGTTTTAGCATCAAACCTTTTCCAAGCATTGGGCGTCTATGAATTGCCAATCGACTTGCGTGCTTTGCAAGAACAGTCTCAATGGACGTTCGACGCCGACATTCTTGTTGCCGAAGACAACGCTGTAAACCAACTGGTGATAAAAGATTATCTTACCTCTTTTGGATGCCGTGTTACCTTGGCTGAGAATGGTAAAAAAGCGGTGGAAGCACTGCAAAATAATCATTTTGATCTGATTATGATGGATATCCAAATGCCCGTTATGGATGGGTATCAAGCGACGCAAATCATCCGAGAGTCTAACGCCAATATAGCGATTATCGCCTTAAGTGCTGCGGTGATGGAGCGAGACAAAAAAGCGTCGCACATGGCGGGAATGAATGAACACATTGGTAAACCGATCGATCCAGAGGAGCTTCTCTCTGTCATGCAGAAATACCTCGATGCAGAGAAAGTGACAGTCGAATCGAAATCTATGCCATTTGAACTACCAGCGATCGAAAAAATCAATATAGCGGCTTTGGCTAAAGCGTTCAGTAGTAAAGGCGCCATTAGGCAAATGTTTACCTCGTTTATTAAAGGGTTTGGTGATGTAAAAGAACGATTTGATGATGCCTTGCCGGTTGAAATCTTGCAGAAGCATATTCATGCTTTAAACGGGGCCAGTGGCAATCTCTTTATGGAAGATTTGTTCCAGCTTGTCAAAGCCATGAACGAGAGCAAGGATGAGGTTTTCATCCGTGAGCATCTCGCAAAACTGCGCTTAGAACTTGAAGCGGTACTTCATTCGATAAGACGTTACCTTGAAAGTGAAGAGAAGCCATCTGAGATGAAAATGACGATGGAAGA
Coding sequences:
- a CDS encoding ABC transporter substrate-binding protein; protein product: MNHNRRTFLKKAAVASAAFKFPGILHAENKYPTLRVLGTHVTLQEPIRQRAMKELGINIEFSPGGSAEVLMKAIADPNSFDLYEQWSNSTRLLWRSDAIQGIDIKRLKYWNEINDLPKTGIIRPGVSPGAGDVPNKILYIQPDGMLGDQPSNQVSFMPYVHNVDSFGYNTQKIPLGIPYETESWGWLLDERYKGKVALVNEPTIGIFDAALAAEAKGLMHFNDIGNMSRVEIDELFRILFSLKQSGHFRGLWNSTPHSIELMKNGSVDIESMFSPAVAALNGKGIPCVYAAPKEGYRAWYGVMSLSSKSEGEQKDAAYEYMNWWLSGWPGAFIARQGYYISNPERSRQFMEKEEWDYWYEGKPAATSLIGTDGSFVVSKGDVRTGGSYINRFSHIAVWNTVMPNFEYSLRKWSEFVNIKAKVS
- a CDS encoding response regulator is translated as MNTPFSLRTKAYLAAFFSGLLLSSLLVISTAQMQSLETTARHLYNTNTDLKAYVQLTAEIEKLKGFVQRYQLTLSPILNDEIGALNEKIDAIIEKPVTQTSDELQEHIILLKTHLQTFRDHFEKLKRELMIQQQLQATLLENSERLENFLLKNDEERSSLIALQSIEIDLFRYQAHLDSTYAQKVRKALSTLSNALEQNSRFDQQQQTWFIRFKDSSLRAIQHQSALMMLSDVVMPGESSEIIYHAYQVQNLANLQIEQINDDIAQLTNKTTQVIFITGIIFVLGLFITAWLIIRMVTQPVVKLTQVFEQIISGDKKPILLKSVAEDEIGRLTSAAITFSEWGVELRDLAREQKTLLSLFDKGDAVLFKWRNDAEWSIASVSSNVEALLGYSVEQLLEQKIVYRDLIHPKDLEEVNLELSSALEADEDYFRHEPYRIITADGQEKWILDYTVTQKDENGRVTHFIGYLSDFTKQKNYEFSLRMQALKLQLASKSAEMGVWTWDLIENTLEWNDNMYKIYGLERGEADNHYSMWSNALLDEDRPRSEARINQAVAEDGLFDDIFRIRRPDGSIRYIKASGMCEIDDEGRKVAMVGTNIDVTQAETFKQSLFEAKEEAEQANRAKSDFLANMSHEIRTPLNGVIGLTDLTLKTELNEQQRLYLEQSMSSSKSLLNVINDILDYSKIEAGKLELESIPFLLENSVRNSVFLFSKQAEEKGIEMHVNMDSRLMTTLKGDPLRLQQILNNLIANAIKFTERGDITVKIELISQDEQHLSLQFCVSDTGIGIDEKKMASLFDAFTQSDTSDSRRYGGTGLGLSICKHLTELMNGEIWAKSIKGEGSSFCFSVMFEKSEIQLAESLKIENIRNKRFLVVDDNEIELKLLCDIFDSWKVDYKACQSGKDGLQAALAEHFDYIILDWKMPDVDGLRVIHQLHQQKPTDQVNIIMVTAYMKEELIKNAQAIGETIPVILEKPVLASNLFQALGVYELPIDLRALQEQSQWTFDADILVAEDNAVNQLVIKDYLTSFGCRVTLAENGKKAVEALQNNHFDLIMMDIQMPVMDGYQATQIIRESNANIAIIALSAAVMERDKKASHMAGMNEHIGKPIDPEELLSVMQKYLDAEKVTVESKSMPFELPAIEKINIAALAKAFSSKGAIRQMFTSFIKGFGDVKERFDDALPVEILQKHIHALNGASGNLFMEDLFQLVKAMNESKDEVFIREHLAKLRLELEAVLHSIRRYLESEEKPSEMKMTMEEASDLLDGLVQMLGLGRYVPAGELERYHSAITLLSDTEVANHIVELIAELEYQEAEQQLKDLRSKKA